A genome region from endosymbiont of Acanthamoeba sp. UWC8 includes the following:
- a CDS encoding DUF6362 family protein, translated as MTQWTKEKVAERFEEAVLTLRRLPSVKVPGYFSVWPEVIRSEMEILQQDKLPLKLGAPLPDAIDRLDQVLQWVLWIEVDERKLVWLRARGVPWKPICLRLGVNRTTAWRRHSEALSKIAQKLNNITL; from the coding sequence ATGACCCAATGGACAAAAGAAAAGGTAGCAGAGCGTTTTGAAGAAGCGGTATTAACATTAAGGCGGTTACCTTCTGTAAAAGTACCCGGATATTTTAGTGTGTGGCCTGAGGTTATCCGTAGTGAAATGGAAATCCTACAACAGGATAAACTTCCACTAAAGCTGGGTGCCCCGTTACCTGATGCAATTGATCGCTTGGATCAGGTATTGCAGTGGGTACTATGGATAGAGGTGGATGAGCGTAAATTAGTTTGGCTTAGGGCAAGGGGAGTACCGTGGAAGCCGATATGTTTACGTCTGGGAGTGAATAGGACAACAGCATGGCGGCGTCATAGCGAGGCACTAAGTAAGATTGCTCAAAAGCTAAATAATATTACGCTGTAA
- a CDS encoding PD-(D/E)XK nuclease family protein: protein MLEINQQKSTLINAHIDKYLMSIRQPKRSYLGASRLGAECSRALQYEFLEGCGEINARTLRIFAIGHLFEALIIDWMKNSGFELATEDERGKQFGFEVAEGKIKGHIDGIIKDAPKKLGLSYPAIWECKSLNNKSWNDTVKRGVAISKPIYAAQIALYQAYMESSIPGISQNPALFTAINKDTAELYHELIPFDMERAQRMSDKAVNILRACDAGELLPRIAANPQYHICKLCSWRNKCWEESYDSTMQR, encoded by the coding sequence ATGTTAGAGATCAACCAACAAAAGTCTACTTTAATTAATGCTCATATAGATAAGTATTTAATGAGTATACGACAACCAAAGCGCAGTTACTTAGGAGCTTCAAGGTTAGGAGCAGAATGCAGCCGAGCATTACAATATGAGTTTTTAGAAGGGTGCGGTGAGATTAATGCTAGAACTCTTCGTATCTTTGCTATCGGTCATTTATTTGAAGCGTTAATCATAGACTGGATGAAAAATTCAGGGTTTGAGCTTGCAACAGAAGATGAAAGGGGCAAGCAATTCGGATTTGAAGTAGCAGAAGGGAAGATTAAAGGCCATATAGACGGAATAATAAAAGATGCTCCTAAAAAACTCGGGTTATCATACCCTGCGATATGGGAATGTAAGTCACTAAACAATAAATCCTGGAATGATACGGTAAAGCGAGGAGTAGCAATCTCAAAGCCTATTTATGCTGCTCAAATTGCACTTTACCAGGCATATATGGAAAGCTCCATTCCCGGTATTTCACAAAATCCTGCCTTATTTACCGCAATAAATAAGGATACTGCCGAACTTTACCATGAGCTTATCCCGTTTGATATGGAAAGAGCACAAAGAATGAGCGATAAGGCGGTAAATATACTACGTGCTTGTGATGCAGGGGAACTACTCCCCCGTATTGCAGCTAACCCGCAATATCATATTTGTAAACTATGCAGTTGGCGGAATAAGTGTTGGGAGGAGAGTTATGACTCTACCATGCAAAGATAG
- a CDS encoding ankyrin repeat domain-containing protein, producing the protein MQSKYIDYTTNFLMAVRFGKIDRARELLSQGADINAKKKTGESALHIAIEYRDIEMAKLLLEQPLININIKDWDEQTPLQTALYNGYDEIAKLILEHNPDVKTADIKGNTVIHLCLIGSKINLIPLLVERGADINACNKEGFTALHMAADGAHVEGYKLLLEHGADPTITIEGYTARKLYQASHQDKVKEFEAAERDVEAYRYKSEEKVEAFIELRKQKLEPTDKQLLEKQTAKTNDKKEKKHWVDIIAKNPKLSETDKNLVYDKQHPIARYH; encoded by the coding sequence ATGCAAAGCAAATATATAGATTATACTACTAATTTTTTAATGGCTGTCAGGTTTGGCAAAATAGATAGAGCAAGGGAATTATTGTCGCAAGGCGCTGATATAAATGCAAAAAAGAAAACAGGAGAATCTGCTTTACATATTGCTATAGAGTATAGGGATATTGAAATGGCGAAGTTATTATTAGAGCAGCCTTTAATAAATATCAATATTAAAGATTGGGATGAGCAGACTCCTTTGCAGACTGCCTTATATAATGGTTATGATGAAATTGCTAAATTAATATTAGAACATAATCCTGATGTTAAAACAGCCGATATAAAGGGGAACACGGTTATACATTTATGTTTAATAGGAAGTAAGATAAATCTAATTCCTTTACTTGTGGAGAGAGGAGCTGATATTAATGCATGCAATAAAGAAGGATTTACTGCTTTACACATGGCAGCAGATGGTGCTCATGTAGAAGGTTATAAGTTATTACTTGAGCACGGTGCTGACCCTACTATCACTATAGAAGGATATACAGCAAGAAAATTATATCAGGCTTCACACCAGGATAAAGTAAAAGAATTTGAGGCAGCAGAAAGGGATGTTGAAGCATATAGATATAAGAGTGAAGAAAAAGTGGAAGCTTTTATTGAGCTTAGAAAACAAAAATTAGAACCTACTGATAAACAATTATTAGAAAAGCAAACCGCTAAAACTAATGACAAAAAAGAGAAAAAACATTGGGTCGATATAATAGCTAAAAACCCGAAGCTTAGTGAAACAGATAAGAATTTAGTTTATGATAAACAACATCCAATAGCTAGGTACCACTAG
- a CDS encoding type II toxin-antitoxin system PemK/MazF family toxin, which yields MSQSIVRGDIYWVNLDPTVGSETKKKRPALIISNNIQNKLKRRFVIAPITSSCDKIYPFEVLITLNGQKGKVMLDQIRTVDNIRLDSYITNLSDHEMMHVDKAIKLVLAL from the coding sequence ATGTCTCAAAGTATCGTAAGAGGTGATATATATTGGGTAAATTTAGACCCAACCGTAGGTTCTGAAACTAAGAAGAAAAGACCGGCATTAATCATATCAAATAATATACAAAACAAGCTAAAAAGAAGATTCGTTATTGCTCCTATTACTTCTTCCTGTGATAAAATTTATCCATTTGAAGTATTAATAACGCTTAACGGACAAAAAGGTAAGGTAATGCTTGATCAGATTAGAACTGTAGATAACATAAGACTTGATAGCTATATAACTAATTTATCTGACCATGAAATGATGCATGTCGATAAAGCAATAAAATTAGTGTTAGCACTATAA
- a CDS encoding AAA family ATPase, which translates to MVFAGAPKVGKSDFLLSMFAHMAAGVNFLSFTTTQPLRIFYLQAEVQYDYLRERLKKLELSEDIIECASDNLYATPQLRLVLNDQGLESIISHLKEKFGNKPPDIIAIDPLRNVFDGGKDGNENDNNAMLFFLTQRIEKLRAACNPNCGIILVHHTRKTTKEQLEADPFQALSGAGSLRSFYSSGMLLFRPDETRSERHLYFELRNGAALERKLVDKPENRWVEIKPMSERLVNQSYGLKLDAERIRKGEKIVKIIYEQAKSGKVYNINQFTESFESKCGLGSKDTINERIKVYATKGYIKFFKNYEKYNLPSPGATKFGYMCVEGMYLGDGDNAQSVHPTHFKHPQTGMPVEIDNPNIWIYNEEEKL; encoded by the coding sequence ATGGTTTTTGCCGGTGCCCCTAAGGTCGGTAAAAGTGACTTTCTGTTATCTATGTTTGCTCATATGGCAGCTGGAGTTAATTTCCTTAGCTTTACAACCACACAACCGTTAAGGATCTTTTATTTACAAGCTGAAGTACAGTATGATTACTTAAGGGAAAGACTAAAGAAGCTAGAGCTTTCTGAGGATATAATTGAGTGTGCCAGTGATAATCTTTATGCCACTCCTCAACTCCGGCTTGTCTTAAATGATCAAGGACTTGAAAGCATAATTTCTCACCTAAAAGAGAAGTTTGGTAATAAGCCGCCTGATATTATTGCAATAGACCCTCTGCGAAATGTTTTTGACGGTGGTAAGGATGGTAATGAAAACGACAACAACGCAATGCTGTTTTTCTTAACCCAAAGGATAGAAAAGTTGCGTGCTGCATGTAATCCAAATTGTGGGATTATACTTGTACACCATACCCGTAAAACTACTAAAGAGCAGTTGGAAGCAGACCCATTCCAAGCTTTAAGTGGTGCAGGAAGTTTACGTAGTTTTTATAGTAGCGGTATGCTGCTGTTTAGGCCGGACGAAACAAGATCCGAACGTCACCTCTATTTTGAGCTGCGTAACGGAGCAGCTTTAGAACGTAAATTAGTTGATAAGCCGGAGAACAGGTGGGTAGAGATTAAACCTATGTCCGAGCGCTTAGTTAATCAGTCTTATGGTTTAAAGCTGGATGCCGAGCGCATACGTAAAGGTGAGAAGATTGTAAAGATTATTTATGAGCAGGCGAAGTCGGGTAAAGTTTATAACATCAACCAATTTACGGAAAGCTTTGAAAGTAAATGCGGCCTTGGCAGTAAAGATACAATTAATGAACGAATAAAAGTTTATGCCACTAAAGGGTATATTAAATTCTTTAAGAATTATGAGAAATATAACTTACCTTCACCCGGTGCTACTAAATTCGGCTATATGTGTGTAGAGGGTATGTATTTAGGGGATGGAGATAATGCTCAATCTGTTCACCCGACTCACTTTAAGCATCCTCAGACCGGAATGCCTGTAGAAATAGATAACCCAAATATTTGGATTTATAATGAGGAAGAAAAATTATGA
- a CDS encoding ATP-binding protein, whose amino-acid sequence MKNIISADQRLKEQRGVKGVIFGKAGIGKTSLLLTLPTKSTLFMDLEAGDLAIENWRGDTIRPQTWQDCRDFAVFIGGANPALREDQPFSNAHYEAVCKKFGNPEVLNKYETIFIDSITVAGRLCLQWCKGQPQAFSERTGKPDIRGAYGLHGQEMISWLTHLQHTRDKNIWFVGILDERSDEFNRKVFTPQIEGSKVGLELPGIVDQVITMAEIKNEEGNLSRAFINHTLNPFGYPAKDRSGRLDLLEEPHLARLMEKIKTGNRLPLIHLEPINQIENKENK is encoded by the coding sequence ATGAAAAACATTATCTCAGCTGATCAAAGGCTTAAAGAACAAAGGGGAGTAAAAGGAGTTATTTTCGGTAAAGCCGGTATAGGTAAAACTTCTCTACTACTCACCCTCCCGACAAAAAGTACATTATTTATGGATCTGGAAGCGGGGGATCTTGCAATTGAGAATTGGAGAGGGGATACTATACGCCCGCAAACCTGGCAGGATTGTCGTGATTTTGCAGTATTTATAGGGGGTGCTAATCCGGCATTAAGGGAAGACCAGCCGTTTAGTAATGCTCATTATGAAGCGGTATGTAAGAAGTTTGGTAATCCGGAGGTTTTAAATAAATATGAAACTATCTTTATTGATAGCATAACGGTTGCAGGAAGACTTTGCCTGCAATGGTGCAAAGGTCAGCCTCAGGCATTTAGTGAACGCACCGGTAAACCTGATATACGCGGAGCTTACGGATTACACGGACAGGAGATGATATCTTGGCTTACTCATTTGCAGCATACCAGGGATAAAAACATATGGTTTGTAGGTATACTTGATGAAAGGTCGGATGAATTTAACCGCAAGGTATTTACTCCTCAAATTGAAGGTTCAAAGGTAGGTCTGGAGCTGCCCGGTATTGTAGATCAGGTAATTACTATGGCCGAAATTAAGAATGAAGAAGGCAATCTTTCTCGAGCCTTTATTAACCATACTCTTAACCCTTTTGGTTATCCTGCAAAAGATAGGTCAGGAAGGCTGGATTTATTGGAAGAGCCGCATTTGGCACGGTTGATGGAAAAGATAAAAACCGGTAACCGTTTACCGCTTATCCATCTTGAACCAATTAATCAAATAGAAAATAAGGAGAACAAATAA
- a CDS encoding helix-turn-helix transcriptional regulator, translating into MTDKQFLNQIEVSKRWSISPRTLERWRWLGTGPCFVKIGGLVRYKLEDVKQYENDHILSSTSETFIPAKQIKSGGSI; encoded by the coding sequence ATGACCGACAAGCAGTTTTTAAACCAGATAGAAGTATCTAAGCGCTGGAGCATATCACCAAGAACATTAGAGCGGTGGAGGTGGCTCGGTACAGGACCATGCTTCGTAAAGATCGGAGGATTGGTACGTTATAAGCTTGAGGATGTAAAGCAATATGAGAATGATCATATACTAAGCAGTACATCCGAAACTTTCATACCCGCTAAACAAATCAAGAGCGGGGGTAGCATATGA